The proteins below are encoded in one region of Rhododendron vialii isolate Sample 1 chromosome 7a, ASM3025357v1:
- the LOC131333578 gene encoding probable aquaporin TIP-type, translating to MVKLAFGSIGDSFSVGSLKAYLAEFISTLLFVFAGVGSAIAYNKLTSDASLDPAGLVAVALAHAFALFVGVSMAANISGGHLNPAVTFGLAIGGNITILTGIFYWIAQVLGSTVACFLLQFVTAGMTIPTHGVSSGMDAFEGVVMEIVITFALVYTVYATAADPKKGSLGIIAPIAIGFIVGANILAAGPFSGGSMNPARSTGPAIASGDFSEIWIYWVGPLIGGGLAGLVYGDIFIGTHTPLPTSEDYP from the exons ATGGTTAAGTTAGCTTTTGGTAGCATTGGTGACTCTTTCAGTGTTGGCTCACTCAAGGCTTATTTAGCCGAGTTCATCTCAACTCTTCTCTTTGTGTTTGCTGGTGTTGGATCCGCAATAGCTTACA ATAAGCTCACCTCAGATGCATCATTGGACCCAGCTGGTCTAGTAGCAGTGGCACTGGCTCATGCATTTGCACTCTTTGTTGGGGTGTCCATGGCTGCCAACATCTCGGGTGGCCATCTCAATCCGGCCGTCACCTTTGGATTGGCTATCGGAGGCAACATCACCATCCTTACCGGCATCTTCTATTGGATTGCCCAAGTTCTTGGATCCACCGTGGCTTGCTTCCTCCTCCAATTCGTCACCGCTGGCATG ACGATCCCCACCCATGGAGTCTCATCGGGGATGGATGCATTCGAGGGTGTGGTGATGGAGATAGTCATAACCTTTGCACTGGTGTACACTGTCTATGCTACGGCAGCAGATCCCAAGAAAGGCTCCCTCGGAATAATCGCACCCATTGCGATTGGGTTTATTGTTGGTGCCAACATTTTAGCCGCCGGCCCATTCAGCGGTGGTTCAATGAACCCGGCTCGCTCAACTGGACCGGCGATCGCAAGCGGAGATTTCTCGGAGATTTGGATCTACTGGGTCGGCCCGCTTATCGGTGGAGGGTTGGCTGGTTTGGTGTATGGCGACATCTTTATTGGGACGCACACTCCACTCCCAACCTCTGAAGACTATCCTTGA
- the LOC131333347 gene encoding uncharacterized protein LOC131333347: MPNLIVEVEPPSPLRYIIGAAIMMIGVVLPLGYMMFRNKRVPSSPSSSSSFSKQTDKVLI; encoded by the exons ATGCca AATCTAATCGTAGAGGTAGAACCTCCTAGCCCTCTGAGGTACATAATCGGAGCGGCAATAATGATGATCGGCGTCGTATTACCCCTCGGTTACATGATGTTCCGCAACAAGCGTGTTCCCTCCTCcccttcctcctcttcttctttctccaaaCAGAC GGACAAGGTTTTGATATAG
- the LOC131333346 gene encoding uncharacterized protein LOC131333346: protein MVSGKRWLRKEFLGWCQRLKAMRKGCSGMMAPIVWLCQSVLYYCRTWLRGLQLKQPVPSGISICNLHFLSCTRVVAKYVLSTWTMSNSLSLYMKACLIVAEISMIFTRPTLHVHDLCTFTSHHKYANDD, encoded by the exons ATGGTGTCGGGCAAAAGGTGGCTTAGGAAGGAATTCTTGGGATGG TGCCAAAGGTTGAAAGCAATGCGCAAAGGTTGTTCCGGAATGATGGCCCCTATCGTTTGGCTTTGCCAAAGCGTTCTCTATTATTGCCGAACTTGGTTAAGGGGATTACAACTTAAACAACCCGTCCCTTCTGGTATTTCCATTTGTAATCtccattttctttcttgtaCGCGCGTGGTAGCAAAGTATGTCCTCTCAACTTGGACGATGTCAAATTCGTTATCCTTGTATATGAAGGCATGTTTGATTGTGGCTGAGATCTCTATGATATTTACTAGGCCGACCCTACACGTGCATGACTTGTGCACTTTTACTAGTCACCATAAATATGCTAACGATGATTAG